In a genomic window of Apteryx mantelli isolate bAptMan1 chromosome 2, bAptMan1.hap1, whole genome shotgun sequence:
- the C2H18orf21 gene encoding UPF0711 protein C18orf21 homolog, whose protein sequence is MARRRRFLEAAARGLAGACPGQARFLLWTLSSGKDDELRKERICPYCFQFLVPDNHRVRLKPKMKVTPQIEKILKREAKNHKLNMKQTKLLKKYRDSRSVLLVTCNSCNKTTRHYGKSRDFLATMTHHSGTSTIKSGLKTPDRKIPSANKMTPASCSRSGSKGESPSSLPRTCVPGQATTNSFSKTPRNSKLHFSKLKWMLNLEEKEKSQKEDLKTFLTLL, encoded by the exons atggcgcggcggcggcggttcctggaggcggcggcgcgggggctggcgggcGCGTGCCCGGGCCAGGCCCGGTTCCTGCT GTGGACGTTGAGCTCCGGCAAAG ATGATGAATTACGAAAAGAAAGGATATGTCCTTACTGTTTCCAGTTCCTGGTTCCTGATAACCACCGTGTGCGTCTCAAACCAAAGATGAAAGTGACTCCACAGATAGAGAAGATTCTAAAACGAGAGGCAAAGAACCATAAACTCAATATGAAACAGacaaaacttttgaaaaagtaCAGGGACTCAAGAAGTGTTTTG CTGGTTACTTGCAACTCATGCAACAAAACAACAAGACATTACGGTAAAAGCAGAGATTTTCTGGCTACCATGACACACCATTCTGGTACTTCAACCATTAAATCTGGCCTTAAGACACCAGATCGGAAAATTCCATCTGCAAACAAAATGACACCTGCAAGCTGCAGCAGGTCTGGATCTAAAGGAGAGAGTCCATCATCACTTCCCAG aacatGTGTACCCGGACAGGCAACAACCAACTCCTTTTCCAAGACTCCCCGAAACTCCAAATTGCACTTTTCTAAGCTAAAATGGATGCTTAAtctagaagaaaaagagaaaagtcagAAGGAAGATTTGAAAACCTTCTTAACTTTACTTTAG